The bacterium DNA segment CTGCATGTGCATGCCGTGCAAAAAATAGCACAGTCATAGCAACTATTAATCGTTTCATGTTAAATCTTTCAAAGTACTTCTGGTTTTTATTTTTTACATATGATTCTAGTTAGTGTCGCATTTCACCATTTAATGGGCCATTTATAAGAGATGTAATAGTCTTGTAATTCACTACCAACTGATGCACCAATATTTAAGGCGGCTACTAACGTTGCTAATGCAGCACCCATCGTTAACGCCTGGGTCAATACCTTTTTCATTGGTAAGTAGTTCCACATTTTTGCAGACATTATTTTATTTGCAACAGAATAGGTTTTTAATTTTCTTCCCATCTTCTGCAGTAAACTTTGATATGCTAAGCAAAGTGGATTAAAAGACAAACCACAACTCAAACCAGTAGTTGCGAGTAAAATATGACAAGGTATTGAACTGTTAAAAGGCTTTGGACTGTTTGATAGAACAGTTAAACCAGGTATCAATGCAACCTCTGTCGATGCATGCACTATAAAGCAACCCGCAATAACCCTGAGTGCCTGTTTGACTGAAAGTTCATCAACTTCATGGTTTCCACCTGTAAAAAAAGAATAGGTCTGTACTTTCTGCTTTTCTTCAGGCTTGGTTTCGTTTTGTACCTGTTCTACCGCCTCTTTTGTTACTGCTTTTTTTGTTTCAGTTGGGTTGTCTGCATGTGCGTGCTGTGCAAAAAATAGCACAGTCATGACGATTAAACTTATTTTTTTCATTATTCTTCCTTTTTATTCAAAATTATCTGTTTAACTTTTTCTTATTTTAATCTTTTTAAATCGTTTACTTTTTAAAATTTTATCACAGCCACAGGCTAATGCAAACATAATCACTTTCCTATCGCCAGTTTTTCTGCACATTTATAGCCCACGTACGTCAGTCCGACGGTAGCGGTTGTGCTCAGTCCAAGCGTTACCAGCTTTTTAAACGGTGAGCTTTTTGGCTTTTCATCTTTTTTTGTATCAGTTTTTTCATTCGCATTTTCAGTCTCATCAGTCTCATCAGCCTCTTCATCTTCAAAAAGTAATGAGTACCAGCGATTTGCAAGTTCCGATTCGGCGATTGCGTCAATACCGGTGGTAACAACTTTGCCAATAACGCCATCGACCGCTTTTTGGCCAAGGTTACCATGTGGCGCAATCAGATACCACGCCGCGCCAGCAGCGGTGGCACAAAAGCCATGCGATAAAAGCTTTTTAAGCAGGGGGCGTTTTCCTGTTTTTTTTGAAGATGCTTTTTCTTCTTTCTGTACCGTTTCAGGGGTGATCGGTTCAGCTTTGAGCTTTTCAGTGATAGTGGTCCCTAAAAATCCAGCCAAAAGGGCAATAAGTTTAAACTTCATACAGTCTCACTCCATTTTAAAGTATTAATATATATAGTTTAGTATTAAAAAATATAAAAAAATGTCAATTTACAAAAAATATACAAAATGATAGGTTTACGTGATTATATCGGGATGTATGGCGTATTTGCTGCTTTAACTTCTGACCGCTTGACTTTGCTATTTAATAAAAAGTTTTCAGTTTGAAATTTTATATTGAGTTTGACGATAAAAAAAAAGGAGGACAAGTACTTTTACTTATCCTCCTCGTATTTTGAATGAAAATGATCAATTTTAAGGTTGAATGACATCAGGTTGTTCGGCAGCCAAGCTTCTTGCCATCTGCTCGTCATTGCGTATTTGCCGCATTCGAAGTTCAGTCTTTATTTTTTGAATCTGTTTGTCTAACGTTTGGCCAACTTTTTGTAATATTTTTTTGGTTGAAGAAAAGAGCTTTTTAATTCCTTGTTTTTTTGTGGACTGACTTTTAAGCTCTTGCATGAGCGCTTCTTGTTCTTGAAGTTTGTTTTCAATAGTGGTAGTTAAGGCATGTTCTTCCGGCTGATCCTGCTCCCGTTGTCCTGCTTGTTGTTCCAAGCTTTGTTTAATGCCTTCTTGAAACTGTGCTTCTTCCTCTTCTTTTGTAATAGGTTCAAGGTGGTTTTGCTCTTTTTGAACAACTGATGTATCAACTTCCTGTCTGTTGGTTGGTTCTTTAAAATTCACTGCCTCAACCAAGACTATATTTTTTTCTATGGCATTTTGTATGACGTTAAGCATAGCTTCGACAGGCTCAGACCTGAATGTGGAACCTTTGCGGTCGATTGAATCTATGTAAATGATATAAGAATCTTTATTTTTTTCTTTGAGTACGCCAATGTAAACAAAGTGTCCACCTTTATTCCCACCAATATTGCAGATAAAGTTTACCAATCGACGGTCATCTTTCTTTTTTATATCCAGCAGAGCGTATCCATCATTATCGACTTCAGATGAGTCTATGATGAAAAAGGGATTGGTTTCTTTATGTTCAATCAGATAACTGTTTTTTAAACGGTTGTTTTCATCAAAAAGAGAGAAAATACGAGTTTTTAAGTTATTGTTTTGATCAAGCTTTTTTATATCTACAAAGTCTGCAGCATCAAGCATCTCTATGCTTTCTTCAAATGCCTTATCGCCATTTAACCCAAAGGTAGACTTCAAAATCCTTTCCGTTTCTTTTTTTACCGTATTTTCATTAATGAGTTTTTTCTGCATAAAAAGGTTCTGCATTGCCTGTGCATGAGCCAGAGCATAATAGCCACAGGTGGTCCCACTGAGTTGTTTTGCAGCATGCCAATGTTTCACTTCAAGGATACATTGTACAACTGATTGTGATACAAAAACTAGGAACATGAATAGTAAACATCTGTTTCGTTTATAAAGCATTGCGTTCTCCGGGTATTATTTGTAGACCTATTATAGTTTAGGATACAGTTTTAAAGTTATAATAGTCAATATTAATTCTGTTTTGTCAATTGAACTTCCAACTCACACTAGGTCAGTGTTTTAGGCTTGCATTAATTGAGACAAGTTTAAGCTTGTTTTGTAATGAACTACTGACCGTTTTGTATGATTAAGTTTATTGGTTGTAGACAGGGTATCTTTGTACTGGTCTAGTTGACTAATAAGTTTTTTTTATGTCTGTAAAAGATTAAAAGCGCTGCAAAAATAAAAAAAGCGGTCCAATGTATGGCAAAAAGGAACATACTGGCCACGGGTAATCCACTAATCAAAAGTAAAGATGCATATCCGGGAGACTTGAGTAGATACAAAAATATGAGCCAACAGATGGAAAGTACTGCCATGAAAGGTAATGAAAGGTATCCGACAATTCCCATTAATGTGGCAACGCCTTTTCCACCATTAAATCCCAAGAAAGGCGAATAACAGTTACCCAACAAGAGTAACAATGCCACTAGTAGAATCATTGGCCAATCAGATGTAAATGATTGTGTAAATAACAAAAACAGAAATGCTTTTCCGGCATCAATACAAAAAACGATTAAAAATGAGGTTATGCCGAAAATTCTTCCTGCATTAGAGGCTCCAATGTTTCCGGAGCCATGCTGTCTTATGTCAGGCATTCCATAAAAACGACCCAGCAGGTATCCTGTGGGGATTCCGCCAATCAAAAAAGCAGCAACTGGTAGAAGTAAATGGAAAAATTTATTGATCATTAAATCCGATCTTTACGTGAAACTGGGCTGCACATAAAACATAATAGAGATATGCTGAATACAATGATAAAAAGTGTACTATTCAAAAGTAGATATTCGATGATATTCCATTTATTAAAAAAAGAGGAGGTAACCGTTGATGGATTGATAATAACGGATGCGATGAAAAAAACTTCAACTACCGTTTTGATTTTTGCAATAAATAACGTCTTTATATAATAGCCCCGTTCTGATGCAATTAAACGTATTCCCATTACAAAAAATTCTCGTGATAATAGTATGATCACCCAATAAAAGAATAGCTTCCCTGCAGCAAGAAGTGAAATTAGTGTTGAGCAAAAAAGAAATTTATCAGCTATCGGATCGAGTAATGCGCCTAAATGTGTTACTTGATTCCACTTTCGAGCAAAATATCCATCAAAAAAATCTGTTAGGCCAAAAAGAATAAAGATAAGAGCAAGTAAGACGTTAAGGAAAAAGAAGTTCAGAGGGAGCAGGTACACTAATAAGAACGGTATGAAAATAGGAGACAAAATCAACCTTAAGAGTGTCAAAACATTTGGCAATGTTAACATATATTGCCGATTCATTACGTACCTTTTTGATATATGGTGGCGGCGCAGGGATTCGAACCCCGGACCTACGGATTATGATTCCGCCGCTCTAACCGACTGAGCTACGCCGCCACTAAAATTTTAAACTAAATCGATAACTTTTGAACATTAAAGTTACGTAACATCATTTTAAACAAAGATTTCAAGAAAAACAAGCCTGTAATCAAGGTTGAAACAATACCTAACATTAAAGTTGTAGCAAATCCTTGAACGGGACCGGAGCCTAAGTAATATAAAACAACACCAACAATAAAGGTGGTTAAGTTGCCATCCAATATCACCACCATAGCATCAGAAAAACCAACATGCACTGCTTTTTCCACTGAAGTACCATGCGATAATTCTTCCTTGATTGTTTCAAAAATGAGTATCGAAGCATCAATTGCCATACCTATTGTCAAAACTATACCGGCAATGCCTGGCAGGGTTAACGTTGCACCTAAAAGAGACATACCAACCAAAACAAGGAGAATGTTATATACTAACACCAAAAAAGCAAAGAATCCTGATAGTTTATAGAAAAAGAAGCTAAACAGTAAGATTAATAAAAAGCCAACCATACATGACATTAATCCTGCAGTTCGTGCTTCTTGGCCAAGCGAAGGACCTATTTGGCGCTCTTCTTCAAAGGTAACAGGAGCTACAAAGGCACCAGATTTTAACAATAAAGCTAATGATTTTGCTGATTCAGTATTAAAATTTCCGGTGATACTACCTTTATCTTTGATGGCTGTATGGATGACAGGAGCGCTAATGACTTCACCGTCTAAAACGATCGCTAACTGCTTGCCAAAATTTGCATTTGTTAAAGTATAAAATTTTTCACCACCTTCAGTGTCCAATGTAAATTCAACCACAGCTTCAACGCCCGATCGTCCCCCTAAAGAAGGTCGTGCATCCTTCAACATGCGACCGGTGACTTGTGCATATTTTTCTACAAGATAAAAAGAGCGTCTGCCGCCTTCCATGATGCCTGGTAAAATCTCTTTATCATGTGCAACTGTGCCTTCCACTTCGTACAAAAGATCATCTTTGCTGGAAGCAACTTTGTCAACTAAACGAAATTCTAAAAGTGCAGCTTTTCCTATTAACTCCTTTGCTGCCTGAGGATCAGAAACATCAGGAAGTTCGATGACAATATTCTTATCTCCTTGCGGAGCGATTGGGGTTTCTGAAACACCAAACTTATCCAATCGTAGCCTTAAAACTTCTATATTTCTTTGAACTGCATCATATTTGATGCGTTCAAGTTTTTGTGGAGAAAAAGAAAGAATAACAGTTAATCCAACAGCGTCAACCTTCATCTCAATGTTTTGTGTTTTAAATGTTTGTGCAGCTTTTTGAGCCTCATTCATCGATGCGAAAGTAAAAATAACTTTTCCGTCTTTAATTTCTTTGGCAGAAACATGGATGCCTTGTGTTTTTAGATTCATATACATTGAGTTCATTACAGAGGAACAGGCCGCTTCCACCGCCTTATCAACTTGTACTTGCAGGGTAAGGTATACTCCCCCAACTAGGTCGCTACCAAAACGTAACGCGTTTCTTATTGGATATAACCAATATACACATATCAAAGCCATAAATAACCACAAAGTTAACTCTGAAAAGAGTACTTTTCTTGCGTACTGTTGCATCAAAATCCTTTATAATTTCTCATGTTTTTTCTTGACTAAAATAACTGGTGCCGAAGAGGGGATTCGAACCCCTACAAGATCGCTCTCGCAGCCCCCTCAAGGCTGTGTGTCTGCCAATTCCACCACTTCGGCTTTCTTTTTTTGAACAAAAACTATCATATCTTATACATTTTAGCAAATA contains these protein-coding regions:
- the pgsA gene encoding CDP-diacylglycerol--glycerol-3-phosphate 3-phosphatidyltransferase; this translates as MNRQYMLTLPNVLTLLRLILSPIFIPFLLVYLLPLNFFFLNVLLALIFILFGLTDFFDGYFARKWNQVTHLGALLDPIADKFLFCSTLISLLAAGKLFFYWVIILLSREFFVMGIRLIASERGYYIKTLFIAKIKTVVEVFFIASVIINPSTVTSSFFNKWNIIEYLLLNSTLFIIVFSISLLCFMCSPVSRKDRI
- the secD gene encoding protein translocase subunit SecD, whose amino-acid sequence is MQQYARKVLFSELTLWLFMALICVYWLYPIRNALRFGSDLVGGVYLTLQVQVDKAVEAACSSVMNSMYMNLKTQGIHVSAKEIKDGKVIFTFASMNEAQKAAQTFKTQNIEMKVDAVGLTVILSFSPQKLERIKYDAVQRNIEVLRLRLDKFGVSETPIAPQGDKNIVIELPDVSDPQAAKELIGKAALLEFRLVDKVASSKDDLLYEVEGTVAHDKEILPGIMEGGRRSFYLVEKYAQVTGRMLKDARPSLGGRSGVEAVVEFTLDTEGGEKFYTLTNANFGKQLAIVLDGEVISAPVIHTAIKDKGSITGNFNTESAKSLALLLKSGAFVAPVTFEEERQIGPSLGQEARTAGLMSCMVGFLLILLFSFFFYKLSGFFAFLVLVYNILLVLVGMSLLGATLTLPGIAGIVLTIGMAIDASILIFETIKEELSHGTSVEKAVHVGFSDAMVVILDGNLTTFIVGVVLYYLGSGPVQGFATTLMLGIVSTLITGLFFLKSLFKMMLRNFNVQKLSI
- a CDS encoding glycerol-3-phosphate acyltransferase, producing the protein MINKFFHLLLPVAAFLIGGIPTGYLLGRFYGMPDIRQHGSGNIGASNAGRIFGITSFLIVFCIDAGKAFLFLLFTQSFTSDWPMILLVALLLLLGNCYSPFLGFNGGKGVATLMGIVGYLSLPFMAVLSICWLIFLYLLKSPGYASLLLISGLPVASMFLFAIHWTAFFIFAALLIFYRHKKNLLVN